One genomic region from Nitrospira sp. encodes:
- a CDS encoding carbon-nitrogen hydrolase family protein codes for MSIGKIALLHLETVPGAVEQNRYVIVEAIKHAAGKGAEWIVTPELAVCGLQFAHTVGSDWIQPQPDPWMQQVCKLVKTLKRTVFLGCPERDGKRFYNSVFVIGPTGEILGKHRKINVASDSLSWSSPGDTVAPIECDGIKVGVLVCSDVYTSNIARALQFEGAEILVSPASWGPGIHGPNGEWEQRTHETGLPLIVCNRTGAEKTLDFWNAPSLVVQNGTRLLAHTSKKSAVLTFNWDFDNMALRSSRYAIDYVRN; via the coding sequence GTGAGTATAGGCAAAATCGCACTGCTTCATTTGGAGACGGTTCCCGGGGCAGTCGAGCAAAATCGGTACGTGATTGTCGAGGCGATCAAACACGCCGCCGGAAAAGGTGCCGAGTGGATCGTGACACCGGAACTCGCGGTCTGCGGGCTTCAGTTCGCACATACCGTCGGCTCTGATTGGATACAGCCGCAACCCGATCCTTGGATGCAGCAGGTCTGCAAACTGGTAAAGACATTGAAACGAACCGTATTTCTGGGGTGCCCGGAGCGCGACGGCAAGCGGTTCTACAACTCGGTGTTTGTCATCGGCCCGACAGGCGAGATCCTTGGTAAACATCGCAAGATTAACGTAGCGAGCGATTCGCTGTCGTGGTCGAGCCCCGGCGATACTGTCGCTCCGATCGAGTGCGATGGGATCAAGGTTGGCGTACTTGTCTGCAGCGACGTCTACACGTCGAATATCGCCCGTGCGCTTCAATTTGAAGGCGCGGAGATCCTCGTGTCTCCTGCCTCATGGGGCCCGGGGATTCACGGTCCGAATGGGGAATGGGAGCAGCGGACCCATGAAACTGGACTCCCGTTGATCGTCTGCAACCGAACGGGCGCAGAGAAGACCCTGGATTTCTGGAATGCTCCGAGTCTGGTCGTACAGAACGGCACGCGGCTGCTCGCACACACGTCCAAGAAATCCGCCGTGCTGACGTTCAACTGGGATTTCGACAACATGGCCTTGCGTTCCTCACGATACGCCATCGATTATGTCCGAAATTGA
- a CDS encoding TonB-dependent receptor, whose translation MLRFSVRRVFRACAFIPWTIALACPVSAEQVTTSDHPDVDVPEVIVSATKTPQSPKQVTSAVEVITGEDMQQRNIRTVAEALRWAQGLAVFQSGGPGTLVNVRSRGGTPEQTLVLIDGAIVNSGTTGAYDFANLTSDNIENIEILRGSQSMLWGSDAMGGVINITTKRGRGKPNISGFAEYGSFVSIREGAGLTGKKGPVDFSGTITRWDTAGFSAINYRRGAAERDGYHNWQGSVRFGADLPKDGRLEFSFRWLEGIVNFDGFAFNPVTFASDPADVLGAQSNSTQYIFGGHYAQPVTSWWSQRLTLSRATEKLVSFGGTLERNVVTDGDFVPIGFPFSSQIETASNRIEWQHNIQVGKPLSLTAGYQFREQKGSNTDLLTQTATFTDKTLSSNAGFGEAQLNLWDRVFGTAGIRYDAYNVFGSATTYRVTGGYLHRETGTKLRGSYATGFRAPTINELFFPGFGNPNLQPEKSQALDAAIEQTFPDDRGSISVGYFWTRYRNLILTVFDPTECTAPGSFGFCPQNAGLARAEGVEVSTKVKLLRDRPWMKNLDLLVNYTYAATQDLSSGSDTRLPKWPLNQVSTIISYQPIEGLLARLEGRYVGQRFNNTGNQGSMPSFVVWNLAASYDVTKQIQAYLRADNIFNEEYEEILYFGTPIRSIFGGVRISYDLPL comes from the coding sequence ATGTTGCGGTTTTCAGTCCGTCGTGTTTTTCGTGCCTGTGCCTTCATTCCGTGGACAATCGCTCTCGCCTGTCCTGTATCGGCCGAGCAAGTCACCACGAGCGATCATCCGGATGTCGATGTTCCGGAGGTCATCGTCAGCGCGACCAAAACCCCACAGTCGCCCAAACAAGTCACGAGCGCCGTGGAAGTCATCACCGGGGAAGACATGCAGCAGCGAAATATCAGAACTGTTGCAGAGGCGCTGCGTTGGGCCCAGGGCCTTGCCGTCTTTCAAAGCGGAGGCCCCGGCACGCTCGTGAACGTACGGAGTCGTGGAGGCACACCTGAACAGACGCTTGTTTTGATCGACGGGGCGATCGTCAACAGCGGCACGACCGGCGCGTATGATTTTGCCAACCTGACGTCCGACAACATCGAAAACATCGAAATCTTGCGCGGCAGCCAGAGCATGCTCTGGGGATCTGACGCTATGGGCGGGGTCATCAACATTACGACCAAGCGGGGACGCGGCAAGCCCAACATCTCCGGTTTTGCTGAGTACGGCTCGTTCGTTTCGATTCGAGAAGGAGCCGGTCTGACCGGCAAAAAAGGTCCGGTGGATTTCTCCGGAACGATCACCCGTTGGGATACGGCCGGGTTTTCCGCGATCAATTATCGGCGTGGAGCGGCTGAACGCGATGGCTACCACAACTGGCAAGGATCGGTCAGGTTTGGGGCGGATCTTCCCAAGGATGGACGGCTGGAATTTAGTTTCCGCTGGCTGGAGGGCATTGTCAATTTTGATGGATTCGCGTTTAATCCGGTGACCTTTGCATCCGATCCTGCCGATGTCTTAGGAGCACAATCGAACAGTACACAATACATCTTCGGAGGCCACTATGCGCAGCCGGTTACCTCATGGTGGTCGCAACGGCTGACCTTGTCACGAGCGACTGAAAAGCTTGTGAGTTTCGGGGGAACGCTCGAACGGAACGTCGTGACCGACGGCGATTTCGTGCCGATTGGATTCCCGTTCAGCTCTCAAATTGAAACCGCCAGCAACCGGATTGAATGGCAGCACAATATCCAGGTCGGCAAACCGTTGTCGCTGACGGCAGGTTATCAGTTTCGCGAACAGAAAGGTAGCAATACGGATCTGCTCACGCAGACGGCTACCTTTACGGATAAGACCCTCAGCAGCAATGCGGGATTCGGCGAAGCCCAGTTGAATCTTTGGGATCGTGTATTTGGAACCGCCGGTATTCGGTATGACGCGTACAACGTCTTCGGAAGTGCCACAACCTATCGCGTGACTGGGGGGTACTTGCATCGCGAAACCGGCACGAAACTACGCGGCAGCTATGCGACGGGATTTCGAGCACCCACGATCAACGAGTTGTTCTTCCCGGGGTTCGGAAATCCGAACTTGCAACCGGAGAAGAGTCAAGCGCTCGACGCGGCCATCGAACAAACGTTCCCCGATGATCGAGGCTCGATCAGCGTAGGGTACTTTTGGACTCGCTATCGCAATCTCATCTTGACGGTATTCGATCCGACCGAATGCACGGCTCCTGGCTCATTTGGGTTCTGCCCTCAGAATGCTGGATTGGCTAGGGCGGAAGGAGTAGAAGTCAGCACGAAGGTGAAGTTGTTGCGCGACAGACCATGGATGAAAAACTTGGATCTGCTTGTCAATTATACATACGCGGCCACGCAGGATCTCAGCAGTGGTTCGGATACGCGTCTTCCCAAGTGGCCGCTCAACCAAGTTTCGACGATCATCAGCTATCAGCCCATTGAAGGTCTGCTTGCCAGATTGGAGGGGCGCTACGTGGGTCAGCGGTTTAACAACACTGGGAATCAAGGATCGATGCCGTCCTTCGTGGTTTGGAATCTAGCCGCAAGTTACGATGTCACGAAGCAGATCCAGGCATACTTGCGTGCCGACAACATCTTCAACGAAGAGTACGAAGAGATTCTTTACTTCGGCACGCCGATCCGCTCTATCTTTGGGGGTGTGCGGATCTCGTACGATTTGCCCCTGTAG